GGGTCTCGTGCGCGCGCTGCCGGCCGGTCCGCAGGGACGGCGCTACGACGCAGTCCTGGAGCCGCACCACCACTTCTTCTGCATCCGCTGCGGCAAGGTGGAGGACGTCTACCCGGGCCTGCCCTCGACGGTGAAGGAGGCCATGATCCGGAGCGTCGATCGGGAAGTGAGCCAGTTCAGACTGCAGTTCTTCGGTCTCTGCGAGGACTGCGCGCAGCCAGCCAACCAGGAACGTGAGGTGAACAAGCGATGATGAGCGAGCCCAAGCTCCCCGTGCAGGTCGGCCAGCAGGCCCCGGACTTCAAGGCGGTGGCCGTGATGCCGGACAACACCTTCAAGGACGACTTCAAGCTGTCCGACTACCGCGGCAAGTACGTGGTGCTCTACTTCTATCCCCTGGACTTCACCTTCGTCTGCCCGACGGAGATCCTCGAGTTCAACCCCCAGCTCCCCAAGTTCAAGGCGAAGGGCGTCGAGCTGATCGGCGTCTCGATCGACAGCCAGTTCAGCCACTGGGCCTGGAAGAACACGCCCGTGGAGCAGGGCGGCATCGGCAACATCCAGTACCCGCTGGTCGCCGACCTCAACAAGACGGTCAGCCAGGATTACGGCGTCCTGCTGCCGGGCGGGGTCGCCCTGCGCGGCACCTTCCTCATCGACAAGGCCGGGGTCGTACAGCACGCGACGATCAACAACCTGGGCCTGGGCCGCAACATCGACGAGACCCTGCGCATGGTCGACGCGCTCCAGCACCTGGAGAAGTACGGCGAGGTCTGCCCCGCCGGCTGGACCGAGGGCGACGAGGCGATGAAGCCCACGTCCAAGGGCGTCGCCGACTACCTGACCAAGCACGGCAAGTAGACGCCGCATTGACCGCTCGCAGAGCCCGCCCGGCTGCTGCCGGGCGGGCTTTTCGTTGAATCCCGGCCGACGGCGGTCTAGGCTCGCCCTCCAGCGCTGGAGGGATCCGATGCCCCGCTCTCACCGCGCCGGCC
This DNA window, taken from bacterium, encodes the following:
- a CDS encoding transcriptional repressor, which produces MRKTQQRQAILSFLKGTREHPTAEQTHAAVRQDVPSISLGTVYRNLGKLVDEGLVRALPAGPQGRRYDAVLEPHHHFFCIRCGKVEDVYPGLPSTVKEAMIRSVDREVSQFRLQFFGLCEDCAQPANQEREVNKR
- a CDS encoding peroxiredoxin, with the translated sequence MSEPKLPVQVGQQAPDFKAVAVMPDNTFKDDFKLSDYRGKYVVLYFYPLDFTFVCPTEILEFNPQLPKFKAKGVELIGVSIDSQFSHWAWKNTPVEQGGIGNIQYPLVADLNKTVSQDYGVLLPGGVALRGTFLIDKAGVVQHATINNLGLGRNIDETLRMVDALQHLEKYGEVCPAGWTEGDEAMKPTSKGVADYLTKHGK